Part of the Streptomyces sp. NBC_01217 genome, GGGGCCGGCCTTGCTGCACGAGCAGCACCCGTGTGCCGCCCGGGTCGTGCGAATGCTGCGCTGCACGCCAGATCCACCTTGCAGCAGCCGAACAGCGGGGCCAGGAGGACGAGCAGCACCAGGAGCAGCGTGCAGCAGCTACAGGTTCAGGGCGATCGTCTCGCAGTGCCCCAGGGACGTTGCCGCAAAGCCGAGTTCGCCCTTGGCTGCGGACCGGCAGGCCAAGCCCATCATCGCCAGCATGTTCTGCAGCGGACTGTCCTCGCCGGCGGCGGCGCTCTCTTCGACCCGGGCGAGCAGCACGCGGTCGGCCTGGTCCAGGACGTCGGCCCACACACCGCCGTACGTCTTCGGGTCCACTCCGGTCAGGGGTGTCAGTCACAGGTCGGCGTGCGACTGGAGCCGCTGCTCGGCAGAGCGGAAGTCCAGCACCGTGCCGCACGGCATCGAGCCGCTGTCGGCGTGGGTGGCGGTGCCGGACGGAACCCAGCGAAGTTACGCGCGCGGGACGAAGCGGGCTACGCCATCTCCGGCAGCGATGTGAAGGTGGAGATGCCGGTTGTGCTGTTCGTTGCCGAGCGTGGTCAAGACCTGGCACCCCCCGTGCTGTTCGACTACGTGCCGTGCAGCGGACTGGACGACCTCGAGCAGCTGAGCCCCCACGGTGACGTCCAGCTCCAGCAGGGATCGAACATGCTGCTTCGGCACCACGATCACATGGTCTGTCCCGAAACCGGGTATTGGCGGGCGGAACGCCAATACCTCCTCGGTCTCAATCACTACGTCGATGTCGATCGTGCGGGGAATGACCTCGCTGCAGTACCAGTCAGGCTCGTCCACGCGAGCCACCCTACGGATCGCCGCCTGGCCTGCACAAACCGCCTAAGCTGGCAAACCCGAGCGAAGCCTCAGCGCCGTCGCGATCACCCTCCGTCAGCGTGACACCACTCGGGACCGCGCGGCCCCCTTGTGCCTCCCAGGCTCCCAGCTCGCCTCTCAGGAGCGCGTCCACCTGGGGAAACGGCCTATCAACCTCCTAGATATCCCGGATCATCCGGGCATTTCTGACCTCAGTCCCCCAGGTGCCTCCCAGGTCTCCCTCAGGGATCTGGGAGGTCTGGGAGGTTGCGCAGGGTGAGGTCAGCTCGCGTCGGACCGGGCGCAGGCGAGGAACGCGGCGAGGTCGCCGGCGGCTTCGGGCTCGGTGGTGGTGAGCCGGGCCGCGAACGCCAACTGGTCGACGCCGACGCCCGGGGCGAGGTGCGCGAGTTCGGTGAGCAGCGCGGCGTGGGCGAGCAGCGGCGGCGTCAGAAGGCCGGCGGCCCTCTGGCGGGCGGCCGGGTCGCGGTAGTGCCCGAGGTGCGCGGCCAGGGCGTAGGCGAGCCAGGCGTCGACGTCGCCCTGGACGTACCCGCCGGCGCGGCGCGTGAGTTCGTCGCGGACCGCTTCGTCACCTTCGCGGGGCTCGGCCTGCTCCAGCGTGCCCAGCTCGCGCAGTGCCTGGAGCTCATCGGCGCGGGCGGCGATCCGGGCGGCTTCGCGCAGCTCGGCTTTCCGGGCGGCGGCGGCCGCGGCGTCGGCGGCGAGCTCGGCCTGGACGACGTCGTCGGCGTCCGGGTCATAGACGGTGCCCGGCGCCGCGGCGGCGAGCAGCTGGTGCAGGCGCTCCCACTCCGCGAGCTCTGCGCGGCCGCGGTCGTCGTCGGCCAGGTGCTCGTGTCGCGAGTCCTGGCGCGCGTCGAACCGGGCGTCCTCGAGGGCCGCCGCGACGGCGCCGGTGTCCATGCCCTTGGCGCGGCGGCGCACCACGCCCCGGCCGATGCGGGCAGGGTCGACCGGCTCGCGGGGCGCGGCGACCCGAGGAGAAATCGGGCGACGGGCACCGCCGCCAGGCGGCCAGGTCCTGCTGGACATCTTCGGCCTCGCATTCGTCGTGTGGATTCAGAGAGCGGGCCGCCGCCAGAGCGCTGTACGGCGGCCCACCAAATATGGTTTATAGAAGGTTCAGAATTCATCCGTTTCAGAACTCGAATTCTATCGACTGGACATGCGTAAAATCCGCGACCAGGCCGTGACAGCGGGTACCCCAGTCCGTGAAATAGGACTCGGTGATGGCCTTGGCGACGATCGGATGCAAGTCTTCCTTCGTCGCACCGGCCTCCTGGAGCTGGAGTATCTGGGCGGCGTAGGTGGGTGAGATCGCGGTGGTGACGTGACGCTCGCGGCCGTCGTCGGAGGACCCGGAGGCGGTGAATCCGAAGTAGGCGACGACGTGCACCATCATGCCGCTGGAGGTGGACGCTTGCTCCCGCGCCTGTGCCCTGACCTGGGGTTGCCACTCGGATTCGGTCGCCTCCACCAGGGCGGCCTGGAGCCGCTTCTGTGGCTTCGTCAGCGTCCCGGCGCGGTAGCGCTCCACCGTACGGCGAGAGGTGCCCAGGCGCGCCGCCAGGTCCTTCGCTGAGCCCTTCGTGCGCGTGAGGAGGAATTTCATCTGTGCCTTTGCGGATTTCGGCGCGGGCCGGGTGAAGACCTTCCGGTCCGCCCGCGCGAGGGCCTCCAGGACCTTGCCGCGGCGTGGGGCCGACTGCTGCTGTTGCTCGTGATCGCTCATGCCACCAGGAGGCCACGGGTCGCCTGTGGACAGAGGCGGGCCTCCGCTGGCACGGTCATCGGATGCGTACGTGTTGTGACGTTGCGCGATAGCTGGCCCTTTTGATCTCTACTTGGCCAGTGACGTCCTGTGAACGGTCCCGCTTCGGCGAGTTGTGATCACGTACGGAGATGCGTGCACGTCGTGTACGTGCTGGTGCTGTGCTGGCGGCGTGGAGACGCAGGACGGCGTACGGATTCGTTCCGACGCCTGTGGGCTGGATGAGCTGGTCGTGCCGTACGACGTGGACGATTCGGTACGGGCTCAGCTGGTGCTGGGCGAGTCGTGGCCGAGGCGGTGGTCGGCGACGTGGCGGTTCGACGGGGACGAGGTGGCCTGGCCGGTCCGGGATCTGTCCGCGGTGCCGGTGCTGTCGTCGCAGCCGGTACGCGCGTTCACCTGGCGGGCCCGGCAGCGGCATCGGCCGGGACTGGAGTACATGGTCTCCACCGGCCGGCACCACGGTTTCGAGTCGCTGGAGGAGGACATGCTGCTCCTCGCGCTGGACTTCGTGACGGTGGCCGAGGTCCTGCCCCAGCCGTTCCGGCTGTCCTTCGAGGATGTCGGTGGCCGCGTCGAGCACACACCCGACCTGCTCGCCGTGATGCCTGATGGTGGCCGGTGGCTGTTCGACGTCCGGCCCCGGCGGCTGATCCAGAAAGCTGACGCGGTGAAGTTCGCGGCCTCAGCCGAGGCTGCGGCGGCCAGCGGGTGGCGCTACACGGTGGTGTCCGGCTGGCACCCACACGTGCAGTCCGTCCTGGACCAACTCTCCGCTCAGCGCAGGCCGCTGCAGGATCCGCTGGCTTTGCAGGATCAGGTGGAGGCCGCTGCGGCCCTGTCCCCGTCAATCCGGTTCGGCGACCTCGTGAACAAGACCTCGCTGCCGGCCGTCGCCCGCGCCCATGCTGTGCACCTGCTCTGGCATCGCCGTCTCGGCGTCGACCTGGGCCGGCCTCTGGGCGACAGCTCCCTGGTCTGGAGCGTTCGGGACCGGATGGAGCCATGACGATGCTGATGGACATCGCACCGGGTGTCGCCCTGCGTCTCAACGGCCTCGAGTGGACGGTGGAGGAAGTACGCCCACACGTCGCGGCCGTCGTGCTGGTCGGCGACGGAGGGGAGAGGGAGGTCCGTTCGATCCGCTGGTTGATGCATCATCCCGACTGCGTCCCGGCGAGAACGAACAGCATGAAGGAGCGGGGCGCCTATCAGCCCACCACGGCGGATGACCTGAACGAGGTCCAGCTGCAGCGAGCCCGGCTGCGGGCCGCCCACGTTCTGGAGGCAGAGACCGGCTACCGGTTCGGGCACCCGTCGCGCGCTCTGCCCGGCGAGCCGCGGCCAGCCTACGATCCGGCGGCGACCACGGTGACCGAGCGGCGCCGGGCCAAGGCCGCCGAACTGGCCGCGCTGGATCCGACGGAGGCCCGGATGCTGGGCCTGGCCAACATGAGCGAGCGGACGCTACGGCGTCTGGCCGCGCAGAGCGCGGAGGAGCTCGTCACCGGTTGCGCGGATGGCCGCTGGACCCGCAAGAGCGGTGGGCACCCGAGCATCACGGAGGAGATCCGGGAGGCGATCTTCGCGGTGAGGCAGGAGTGCCTTGAGCGGTCCAGGGTCAGCATGCGGGCCCGGCACCGGCTGATGCACCAGTACGTCCGCGAGAGGTTCCCCAAGTTCCCGGTCGACGACATCCCCAGTTACTTCACGCTGCGGAAGGTCTGGCCGGAGTGGTTCGGCCCCGACGGCGCCCGCCAGCGCAACGTCCGCTCGGCCGAGGCGGCCAAGAACGCCTCCGCGCGTGTGGTGGTGCACCGGCCAGGGCAGGTCGTCGCACTGGATACGACGCCGCTGCCGGTAAAGGTCCGCGAGTCCGTCTTCGGCGATCCGGTGTCGGTGATGCTCACCCTCGCCTTAGACCTCTACACCCATTCGATCGTCGCGTTCCGGCTGACGATGGTGGCCGACACCGCGGTGGACGTCGCGATGCTGCTGCGAGACGTGATGATGCCGCTGCCGATGCGCGAGGGCTGGGGCGAGGAGATGGAGTGGCCCTACCCCGGCGTCCCCGCCACCGTGGTCGCCCAGTTCGCCGGCCACAAGGTCGCTGCCCTGCCGTTCTTTCCCCCTGAGACGGTGACGACCGACCACGGTGGCCCCTACAAGAACCACGAAGTCGTCGAGGCCGAGCGGACGCTGGGATGCAGGATCCTGCCCGCGAGGGTTCTGCGGCCGACGGACAAGTTCGCCGTCGAGCGGGCCTTCGGCGCGGTCAACAGCCTGCTCCTGGAGCACCTGCTCGGCTACACCGGCGTCGACGTCGCCGACCGGGGCGCCGACCCAGAAGCCGAAGCGGTGCTCTCGATGTCGCAGATGGAGAACCTGATCGCGACCTGGGTGGTGAAGATCTGGCAGAACCGGGTTCTGGGCGAGTACGCGCCGGCCTGGGGCCCCGGTGAGGAGCACAGCCCGAACTCGCTGTTCGCAGCCTCGATGCACCAAGGCGGGTTCGCCATGCAGATCCCGAAGCCGGAGCTCTACTACAAGCTGCTCAAGAAGCACCACGTCAAGATCCACCCAGGCCGAGGAGTGAAGATCGGCGGCCTCTGGTATCACGACGACGTCCTGGACGACTCGCGCTTTTGCCAGCCCTCCACGCGAGGCGGCCGGCACAAGGGCAAGTGGGTGGTCCGCTCCGACCGGCGCGACCGCCGCACCGCGTTCTTCCAGGACCCGGTGGACCACGACCACTGGCACCCCCTGCGCTGGACCGGGCTGCCGCCCGGCGGTGAGGTGCCGGCGTTCTCCGATCGCACAGCCGAGGACCTGCTCAGTGAGGTGAGGCGGCGGCGCCTCGCGCCGAAGTCGGACGCCGAACTGCTGCCGGTCCTGCTGGACCTGCTCGGTTCGGCGATCCCGGTCGACCAGTGGCCGACACAGATGACCAAGCGGGAACGGGTCGAACGTTCCCGACGGTCCACGCAGGCCCAAGCGGCCGAGCGGGACCGCTCACCGGTGACCGCACCGCAGGCAACGGCGGAGGTGGTGCCCTGGCCGGAGCAGGCCCGCACCGTCACGGACGCGGTCGACGCCGACCGGCGGCGCCGTCGTGAAGCATCCGTTCCGCGAACACCAACCCCGCCACCGCGGCTGGGCGAGTCCCTGCGGCGCCGCAGCCTGTTCCTGCTGCCACCGGACGAGGACGAGACGGACACCCCCGCACAGCCCAGGGAGAACGCGTGACCGAGGTCCTTCCCCCCGGCGTCCTCGCCGAGATGATCACCGGCAAGCCACCGCGCCGGGACACGTTCGAGGGCTGGCAGCACTACCGAACCGGCCGCGGGCAGTTCGAGTCGGCGCCGAAGCTGACCTTCGCCCAGTGGCGGGCGCTGAGCCCGCACCGGCGGTCCCTCTACGACCTGCACCGCACAGCCACCCACGTGAACCTGCCGCTGCAGGAGACACCGATGTCGCTGAAGGTCGCCCGGCTCGTGAACCGGCGGATGCGCAACAACGCGCTCAAGCAGAAGCCCGCCACCCGGGCCGGGGTCATGGTCACCGGCTGGGGCTACCAGGGCAAGACCGAGACGGTCTGCGAGGTCGCCGCGTCCTTCGAGGACGCCTGGCTGGAGATGCACAACCACCTCAACCCCGTGGCCGTCGACGGCACCTGGGACCTTCACGCCCCCGTCGCCTACGTCCAGACCCCGGTCACCGCGAAGCCGAAGAGCACGTGCCAGGCCGTCCTCGAATTCTTCGGCGCCCCGACAAAGAGCATGAACCTCCCCCAGCTCATCGCGCAGGTCGCCGAATCTCTTCACGACCACGGCGTCAAAGCCCTGATCCTGGACGACATCACTCGCCTGCGCATGCACCGCGCCGACGACCAGGACACCCTCGATCTGATCCGGGCCTTCATGAGCATGAACGTCACCCTCATCCTGATCGGCGTCGACATCCCCGGCTCCGGACTGCTGCGCGAAGCCCGCTGGGATGCCAAGACGCGGCAGTGGGTGATGCCGTCGTCCGAGCACGCCCGCGTTCACGGCTTCGAGACCACCCAGACCGAGCGCCGCTTCGACCTGGTCGAGCTCGACCGCTTCCGCTACAGCACCCCGGAGGAGATGGCGGCCTTCCGCGATCACCTCGACGGGATGGAACAACAGCTACGGCTGCTCAAGGCCAAGCGGGGCATGCTCACCGCGGGCGGCATGCCCGAGTACCTCATGCGCCGCACCGGCGGCGTCGTTGGCCTCCTCGAACGGCTCATCGAGGACGGCGCCCAAGAAGCCATGGACAGCGGCAAGGAGCTGTTGGACGAGGTCCTCCTCGACGAGATCGTCATCAGCCTCGACGACCCCGGCCGCGATCCCGACGCCGGCGAAGTCCCGCCCGTCCCGGCGCCCGGACGGAGGACGAGCGCACGCTCCAAGCGCGGCCGACCTGCCCGCAACACCGTCTTCGACGACCGTGGACCGCGATCGGTCACCCAGGGCTGAGCCGCCATGGACTTGCGTCCTCTTCCGCGAAGCCTGCTTCCCCTGCCCGACGAAAGCCTCCCCGGCCTCCTGCTCAGGCTGGCACACCGCCTGGATGTGTCTCCTGGGCGCCTGGCGGTCTCCACGGGCCTCGTCCAAGGCGGACCTCTCAAGACCACCCGGTCCACGACCAGCCATCTGCTGATGCTCACGCCGGACCACCTCGAGCCCTTCTCCCGGGCGCTGCGGCTGCCCGACCATCACGTCGACCAGCTCACCCTCCGCCCGCTGGTCGGCCGACTGCCTGCCGTCGCCGATGCCCTGACCCGGCCCGGCAACCCCGCGCAACTGCGTCCACGCGGCTACTTCCCGCCCTGGATCCTGAGCGCCAGCACCCGCTTCTGCCCGCTCTGCCTGGCCGGTGATGGCAGCGAGATCCAGCAACGGCACGGCGGAGCCTGGAAGCTCCACTGGCGTCTCGGCGTCGTCTTCGCCTGCGTCGAACACCAGCTCTTTCTCCAGGAGGACTGTCCTTCCTGCCTCCGGCCGGCGCAAAGCGGGAACCCCAGAGCCAGTCTCAGCCTCGTGCCCTCCGCCACGGTCGGCGGCCTTCACCCGACCCAGTGCCGAAACACCACCGGGGAGCACACATCAGCGCTCTGCGGCTCACGCCTGGACTGCCTGGATGCCGCCGCGGCGGGCCCTCCGAGTAGCCGCGTGCTCCAGCTGCAACGGACCATCCTGAACCTGCTCCACGACTCTCACGACGCCGCCCAGGCGTTCACATCCTTCAGTGACCTGGCTGTCGTCGCCGCCGTCGTCACCGCGAGCTGGCCTGCGACGGCAACCGTCACGCCCGAGACGCAACTGGCAGACGCCCTCGACGACTATGTGTCGGCGCTCCGCCGCACGGACGAGGAAGACGCGGCGCCGCGCATCACCGGTCTGTGGGCCGCGCCTCCCCGCACCGCCGCGGCGACCGCCGGCCTACTCGACATCGCAACGCGTCTGCTTGCTCTGCCGCCGGCCGCCCTGGAACAGGCTCTGGCTCTCATGCTGGCCACCACCCCGGGCCCCCGCACAAGCGGATGGGGAAACACCTGGCGGCTGCTGCGCAGGCACGGATCTGCCCAACTGCAGAACCAAATCCGCAGAGCGCAGCCTGCCCGCCCCGGCCCGAGGGCCGGGCGCGCGATCGTGGCCTTCAAGGACCGCTACCAGCCCGAACACATCCCGCAATGGCTGCCGGATGCATGGTTCGCCCAGCTGTTCACCGCACCTTCGCGGCGCTCGCTCTGCGGCGCCTACGGGTTCCGCCGTTTCGCCGCGGTCCAGCTGGTGCAGATCAGCAACGGCATGACCCTGGAGGAAGCGGCCGCGTTCCTCGGAATCCCTGATCGCTGGCACCGCCGCGATGGAACGAGCCGCAAACTCAGCCGCTACGCTGGCCACTACCGCAGGCAGAGCCGGAAGAATCTCGAGACTGCATTCACGGCTCTCGCGCGGCACATCTCCGGACTCCCGGACCGCATCGACTACCGGGCACGCAGATTGCAGTACTACGACTGGGCCCTCGATGCCGCGGACTGGGCGGAGATCGCCGTGGGCCTACCTCGGCGGAACCGAAATCGGCACCCGCTCTACTCCGACGACCTCCTCCGACACTCCGCCTCCGAGTTCATCTGGACCCGCATCACAGGCAGCGAATCGTGCCTGTTCCCCGGTGGCAACGCCCCGTTGCAGGACCCCGCAGACGAGTCTCGAGCGGTCCGAATCCGCGCCTTCCTCAGCGCACCGCCCCGCCACCTGCCCTTCTTCAGCGCATTCCGACAACGCCTGATCAGCTACTCCACCGCCCTCACCGCCTCGCCGGTCGCGAGCCCCTGAACGGCCCCACCCCACGACCCCGAGTGGCCATCAATCGCTCAACGTCGTGGCCAATTACGGCGCAACATCAAGCGCTGACCTCATGCTCTTCCATGCACGCTGGCCAACTACCGGGCAACGTCACACGTGTGCTGAGTTGACCATGGGGGCGAGCGTTGGTGCCTGAGATCGACGAGTTACGAACGGCGGTTCAGGAGCTGGAGCGAGAGGTTGCCTGGAAGCGGAGACGTGCTCGTCTTCTGGCCACGTCTCTGCTCGTCACCCTGGCGAGCATCCCCTCGCTCATCGCGTGGAACGTCGTGTTCGCCGATGTCCATGCCGCGCTTGTGGCCGGCAGAGGTTTCCTCGTCACTGCGCTGGTCGTCGGCGGCCTCACGCTCGCAGTGATCTGTATGGATCACCTCATCCGGGCTGATCCGCTCGGTTTTCGCGCTGTGCAGCACATACCACCGGACCGCTACGAGCACAGCCTGGCGCGACTACGGGACAGCCTCGCTACCAAGCGCGAAGAACTACGCAGGGAGGGCCTGCGGGCACATCCACCGCTGACGGAGCGTCGCAGCATGTACCGCGAGGACACGGCCGAGGTCATTGCCCAGTACGGACGGGAGAGCCGCCACTACCGCCGCGTCCATAACAGCTTGCAGTCCCTGATCATGATCGGATCGACCGCGGTGACTACGATCGCCGCCCTCAGCCAGCAGGACTGGAACTGGCAGACTCTGTCCGTCGTGGTTCTGGGGTTCAGCATCACCCTCGCGTCCGCGTTCACGGGCTACTACAAGTACCGGGAGCGCAGCTACTTCCTGCGGCAGACAGCTGACGCCATCGAGGAGGAGCTGAATGCCGTGATGCTTGGCATCGGTGACTACAGCCAGTTCACCGAGGAGCAAGAGGGCGAGGCCCTCGCCAAGTTCACCCAGCGCGTCGAGGCACTTCGTAACGAGCAACGGCGTCGTGAGCAGCAGCTGGACCAGCCTGCCGAACAAGCCGGCCCGGTCGCGCCCCCGCCGGCTGTGTGACCGGCAGTCGTCCCGGAGTGAGTCTGAGGACGGTTCGGCCCTCTGCCACACGCCACCGAGTCAGCCGGCGGAAGCCTGCCGCTCAGCCAGCGCCTTCTTGGCCTGCTGCAAGTCCTCCCAAGTCGCGGCGCGCAGCGCCTCCATCCGGATGAGCGCCTTCGTGGTGTCGGCCGGCTTCATCGCGCTGCCGGCGAATTCCAGCAGCACCTGCACCGTCATCTGGTTCTTCCAGTGCCGCAGTTCCGCCTCGTTCACGAGCTCCGGGCCGCCGGTCATCATCAGGTCCAGGCGCCCTTGCGCCCGCCACGCCCGCCGTCGACGCCACCCGCCCCCGCCCGGCCGGCTCAAGTCCCGCACCTTGCGGATCTGGCCCACCATGGCCTGGATCTGCGTCTCCTGCCCGGGCGTCCACTCCTGCCCGTGCAGCGCTTGCACGGCCGCCTGGGCGGCCTGGGCGCCATCGCCCACCCCGTCGCCGCTCAGCTGCTCCACGGCCTTCCTGAGCGATTCCCCGGCGGCCTTTTCGTCGTACTTGGACACGCTCTCTCCTTCTCTGCCTCTGTCACGCGCAGCATGCCGGGGCCCGGTCCAGCCCAGGTGGTCCGGGCCCATGCGCTCGGGTCATGCGCCGCCAACGTGGGACGTGGGCTGCGGAACCGGGGGAAGGCTGTCCAGTACGCCTTGAAGCAGCACGTTGATGTACGTGCGAGGCGGCAGGTCGTCCATGTTGAGGCGGCTGGGCTTGGTGCTCATCGGTCGGTGCAGGGCGTCATCGCCGCTGTTGCGGAAGGCGGTGAGCTTCTTGATGTATGCCTTGTCGGTCTGGCCGAATGGCACGTTGGCTACCACCTGGTCGAACGTGCGGTGCCCGAAGGCGGGCGGGACATGGTCGAGGATGGCGCGCAGCAGCATCTGGCAGGCGTAGGTGTGCCGATCGGCGTGGTTGGCATTGAGCTCGCCCACCAGGGCGAGCAGCTTGTCGCGCTGGAGAGTGGTGTCCTTGGCTTCCAGGGCGGCGATCAGAGCTTCGTCGACGTAGGGGCCTGGGGCGGCGCTTGTCGCCGGGGCCGGCATGACGGGGGCAGCGCCCGGGATTTCGCTCGCCTGAGCGGTGATGAGGCGGGCGGTGGTCTGGACGTAAGTGTGGAGGGTCTTGGCCTCCTTGTACTGGCGGATCTCCCGGCGCAGCTCACGCCACCAGGTGCCTTCCGCCGCGGCGCCGCCACTGGAGCCGCCCCACGTCGCCGGTTCCAGCGCCAGGACGCCCGGGAGCCTGGCCACGAAGCGCTTGGGGAGCCCTGGGAGTTCCCGCTCGATGTCGGCGAGGGTGAACCGCGGCCTGGTGGCTTCCTGCGTCGAGATGGATGCGCTGCGCTGCATTCCGATCAACGTGTGGAGGACCCGCAGGAAGGGGTCGCCCACATACGGCTCGAGTTCGGGCAGGTGCAGGCAGGCCGCAATGGTGAGCGCCGGGCGGTCCTCATCGGCGATGTAGGAACCGTTATGCGAGGTGAGCCCGTAGGAGGGCCCGAAGTGGCCGGGGGACCCGACGCGGGGCAGAGAGCGGATCAGCGTCCCCGCGTCGAGGCCGTAGTTGTCCAGGGTGTCGACGGTGAAGGACCAGACGGGCCACACGTCTTCCATGAGGTACTGCTGCGCCATGGTGCTCAGGAGCGTCGTCTGCTCCTGGGAGAGCTTGGCCGTCAGGTCGTTCAAGGGTTCGTCCTTCCACGCGGCGCGGTCGCGCCCCGTTCACTGGCTAAGGCAACACGGAGACAGGGCGTGTTGTACAGCGTCTTTGGAACACGAGCGGGCCCGAACCAAT contains:
- a CDS encoding TnsA-like heteromeric transposase endonuclease subunit, encoding METQDGVRIRSDACGLDELVVPYDVDDSVRAQLVLGESWPRRWSATWRFDGDEVAWPVRDLSAVPVLSSQPVRAFTWRARQRHRPGLEYMVSTGRHHGFESLEEDMLLLALDFVTVAEVLPQPFRLSFEDVGGRVEHTPDLLAVMPDGGRWLFDVRPRRLIQKADAVKFAASAEAAAASGWRYTVVSGWHPHVQSVLDQLSAQRRPLQDPLALQDQVEAAAALSPSIRFGDLVNKTSLPAVARAHAVHLLWHRRLGVDLGRPLGDSSLVWSVRDRMEP
- a CDS encoding AAA family ATPase; this encodes MTEVLPPGVLAEMITGKPPRRDTFEGWQHYRTGRGQFESAPKLTFAQWRALSPHRRSLYDLHRTATHVNLPLQETPMSLKVARLVNRRMRNNALKQKPATRAGVMVTGWGYQGKTETVCEVAASFEDAWLEMHNHLNPVAVDGTWDLHAPVAYVQTPVTAKPKSTCQAVLEFFGAPTKSMNLPQLIAQVAESLHDHGVKALILDDITRLRMHRADDQDTLDLIRAFMSMNVTLILIGVDIPGSGLLREARWDAKTRQWVMPSSEHARVHGFETTQTERRFDLVELDRFRYSTPEEMAAFRDHLDGMEQQLRLLKAKRGMLTAGGMPEYLMRRTGGVVGLLERLIEDGAQEAMDSGKELLDEVLLDEIVISLDDPGRDPDAGEVPPVPAPGRRTSARSKRGRPARNTVFDDRGPRSVTQG
- the tpg gene encoding telomere-protecting terminal protein Tpg, giving the protein MSDHEQQQQSAPRRGKVLEALARADRKVFTRPAPKSAKAQMKFLLTRTKGSAKDLAARLGTSRRTVERYRAGTLTKPQKRLQAALVEATESEWQPQVRAQAREQASTSSGMMVHVVAYFGFTASGSSDDGRERHVTTAISPTYAAQILQLQEAGATKEDLHPIVAKAITESYFTDWGTRCHGLVADFTHVQSIEFEF
- a CDS encoding TniQ family protein, with protein sequence MDLRPLPRSLLPLPDESLPGLLLRLAHRLDVSPGRLAVSTGLVQGGPLKTTRSTTSHLLMLTPDHLEPFSRALRLPDHHVDQLTLRPLVGRLPAVADALTRPGNPAQLRPRGYFPPWILSASTRFCPLCLAGDGSEIQQRHGGAWKLHWRLGVVFACVEHQLFLQEDCPSCLRPAQSGNPRASLSLVPSATVGGLHPTQCRNTTGEHTSALCGSRLDCLDAAAAGPPSSRVLQLQRTILNLLHDSHDAAQAFTSFSDLAVVAAVVTASWPATATVTPETQLADALDDYVSALRRTDEEDAAPRITGLWAAPPRTAAATAGLLDIATRLLALPPAALEQALALMLATTPGPRTSGWGNTWRLLRRHGSAQLQNQIRRAQPARPGPRAGRAIVAFKDRYQPEHIPQWLPDAWFAQLFTAPSRRSLCGAYGFRRFAAVQLVQISNGMTLEEAAAFLGIPDRWHRRDGTSRKLSRYAGHYRRQSRKNLETAFTALARHISGLPDRIDYRARRLQYYDWALDAADWAEIAVGLPRRNRNRHPLYSDDLLRHSASEFIWTRITGSESCLFPGGNAPLQDPADESRAVRIRAFLSAPPRHLPFFSAFRQRLISYSTALTASPVASP
- a CDS encoding DUF4231 domain-containing protein; its protein translation is MPEIDELRTAVQELEREVAWKRRRARLLATSLLVTLASIPSLIAWNVVFADVHAALVAGRGFLVTALVVGGLTLAVICMDHLIRADPLGFRAVQHIPPDRYEHSLARLRDSLATKREELRREGLRAHPPLTERRSMYREDTAEVIAQYGRESRHYRRVHNSLQSLIMIGSTAVTTIAALSQQDWNWQTLSVVVLGFSITLASAFTGYYKYRERSYFLRQTADAIEEELNAVMLGIGDYSQFTEEQEGEALAKFTQRVEALRNEQRRREQQLDQPAEQAGPVAPPPAV
- a CDS encoding HIT family protein, producing the protein MDEPDWYCSEVIPRTIDIDVVIETEEVLAFRPPIPGFGTDHVIVVPKQHVRSLLELDVTVGAQLLEVVQSAARHVVEQHGGCQVLTTLGNEQHNRHLHLHIAAGDGVARFVPRA
- a CDS encoding transposase, with protein sequence MTMLMDIAPGVALRLNGLEWTVEEVRPHVAAVVLVGDGGEREVRSIRWLMHHPDCVPARTNSMKERGAYQPTTADDLNEVQLQRARLRAAHVLEAETGYRFGHPSRALPGEPRPAYDPAATTVTERRRAKAAELAALDPTEARMLGLANMSERTLRRLAAQSAEELVTGCADGRWTRKSGGHPSITEEIREAIFAVRQECLERSRVSMRARHRLMHQYVRERFPKFPVDDIPSYFTLRKVWPEWFGPDGARQRNVRSAEAAKNASARVVVHRPGQVVALDTTPLPVKVRESVFGDPVSVMLTLALDLYTHSIVAFRLTMVADTAVDVAMLLRDVMMPLPMREGWGEEMEWPYPGVPATVVAQFAGHKVAALPFFPPETVTTDHGGPYKNHEVVEAERTLGCRILPARVLRPTDKFAVERAFGAVNSLLLEHLLGYTGVDVADRGADPEAEAVLSMSQMENLIATWVVKIWQNRVLGEYAPAWGPGEEHSPNSLFAASMHQGGFAMQIPKPELYYKLLKKHHVKIHPGRGVKIGGLWYHDDVLDDSRFCQPSTRGGRHKGKWVVRSDRRDRRTAFFQDPVDHDHWHPLRWTGLPPGGEVPAFSDRTAEDLLSEVRRRRLAPKSDAELLPVLLDLLGSAIPVDQWPTQMTKRERVERSRRSTQAQAAERDRSPVTAPQATAEVVPWPEQARTVTDAVDADRRRRREASVPRTPTPPPRLGESLRRRSLFLLPPDEDETDTPAQPRENA